From the Chionomys nivalis chromosome 18, mChiNiv1.1, whole genome shotgun sequence genome, the window ACAGATGCAAAATACCGTTAATAGCGGCCTGTGTCCTACGAAATAATGTCTCTGCTGACTGGCaagttccttttcctttcctcgtGTGTTATTAAGGTATTTCATCAAGAAACTATTTTGACTTTTTTCCCCTCCGTCCTCCTCTTTCACTCAATCTCATGTGTGAAATTCATTCCTCAACCACAAGTGTGTGCTCTCCGGGCTGCTTTCTGCCCACAGGGTACAACCAAGGCTTTTACTTTTCAAGGTAAACTGTTGTGTCAGGGACCCAAAGGATGGAAGAGAACGCAGAGCATTTTACTTACAATCTGACCCAATAGCCCTAGAATGCAACCGCTCCGCCATCTGGCCACCTCAACTGCCTACCCGTTGCTCCGTGAACGGACAACTGAACTTTTGTTTGCACGTGCTCAGCCCAGCTTTTCTCTTGCCAACACCCCACTCACTTCTCAAGCCCTGATCAAGTGATGCCTACTTTAAATTTCCCCAAGGAGAAGTAGTCATTTCCTACATTGTGTCCCCAAAGTTCTTCCACTTCCCTCTCTTACAACAGATGTTTTTGTGCTATTGTAATTATTAGACTTACTCCTTTGGTATTACAAACCAGCCTTTATTCACCTAGTCACTCGCTCCAGTCAACAAATTATCTGGCACTCACAGCTGCTGAAAACtgtttttgaagaaaattaaaattaggatATGGGCCTGTTCCTTTAGACCAGACCTGAATGACGCCTTGCAGCACTCTCTGCAGAGTTAAGAAAATGTGTGCTGTGACTGATCACTCTCCATGCTTTTTGTCACGCATGCTCTGTTGAACAATACCATGTGATGTGGAACTTTCTGCCACTCCTAAAAGGTTATAAAATGTTAGACCTTTCCTTTGTTCTCGGGATTGACCTGATACTCCTCGCGGGGATTTTCTCAGGAGGTACTCTGAAGACTCCTTTGGTCTCCACCCACAATACCCTCTCTGTGTGTCCCCTCAGTCTCACTCACAATGAAATTCCCCTCCAAGTGTTAAAGGGAAACCAGTCTTTTCACTTTCAAGCCCTGTCATGTTTAGCTCTCCAAATTATACTTTCTAATGGTCTCCCTTCCACCTCAAGGCCCCATTATGGCCCCAAAGTCTTCTCTTTTCTAATAAACTTCATATCTGAAGGGAACTCTGAATTATGTGTTAGTCTCCCATCCTGAGCTGCCTCATggtattatctttttattatatttaaaacaaataaacagagaaattcaGCATTAAGTCTAAATCCTATGATAATCCAAGTTTCATGCCAAGTGAGCCAAGACATCACCAGGGAATAGTGACTGTGTTAGAAAGAGAGAAGTCTGCGTCTGTGCATGAAGCTGCGTGCCCACGACATCGGTCTGATAGCTCTTGAAAGGCAGGCATGCTGAACAACAAAGAaaggcagagggctgaggagccGGAGGGACTTGTGACTCAATTTACTTCCATCATAATTTAGACTGAGGGCCTCCTGAGTTTAGGAAAGGCTATCTGTTCATCACTACAGGGACCTGCGGCCATCCAAGTTCTAAAGGTGGGCACAACCAGCAAAGTAGTAGGCCTTCTTcctttcagcacttgggaagctggttGAAGGCAGGAAATCCCGCCCTACAAGCAGAGATAAATACCCAATCATGATCACGGATGAGATATTCACATTTATTCTTTGACCTCTAGGCCCTGTGTTCCCTAGGTGCTTCATCTGGAAATCAAGTCATTCAAATTGACGTACTTGCCCCGCAGACCTCACCTTTGGAGGCTAATTATGGTCTAGGCTTCTAATGAAAGAGGACCATACTTGGGTACCTACCTTCCCTTATGAGAACTCATttacacagaagagaaaatgaagcaaTGAAAGGTTGAACGAGGCTTTCAGGACCATGAAGACAGGACAATAAGAGCCTGCCCCACGCCCTTTTCAGGATCTTCGCCACTCTCAGTCATCTCCCTTCCTGTAGGCATGCTGAactcagcacatctgtctctatCATCCCTGAGCTCAGCATATCTGTCTTCCAGCCCCCTGGGCCCACTGGCTCTGGGCCATCTGATAAAACTCCTGCTGCACGCGGGActtgtctctcttccttcccctagCATTCAAACCCAACATTGCTGCCTGAGACCTAGATCCAGCACACCGTCTTCAGCTGCCTGACTCATGGCTCTCCTGTTAAACTTGATGCTCGGTGAGTGTCTCTGCTCCTGTTTGTCTAGACTTCAGGGCTTTCTGGAAACTTCACCAGGAGAGTAGTCTCTGATTCTGATTCAGGTATCTTTCAAGAATACTTTCTATAGATGGAAACTTGCTCTAAAGTTTAGAAAGCCCCCAAATCCATATTTGAAGTTTGCCTTAATTGCCAGGCTTTTGTCTATTTCCCTGTATTTACACGTCTTACATGCATTTCCTTGTGCACACGTTTCCCTAAATGTACTATAACTAAGGGAGAAGACTAGATGGTGGGTAACAGTCAGACAGAGTAAGGGAAAAGTCGTGGGGATTTTCTTGAGTTGCTCAGACTTACCCCTTGGGAGTATTTTCTTTCTGTACctcagttcttttaaaaagtatttatttaagaaaaagaaacaaagaaagcagagcTGCAAGATAATCATCTTTCATTTGTCTGTTAGTCTAGTGTCCTCTGAAGTGTTTCTCACAGTTCTCTAATTTTCCCAAGGTCAGTCTAGATCAGGGGTTCTGAATCTGTGGGTCTCAATCCCTTTCGGGGTTGAACAACCCCTTCACAGGagtcgcctaagaccattggaaaacacagatatttataatatgattaataacagtagcaaaattatagttatgaagtagcagcaaaactaattttatgattggggtcacaacatgaggagatgtattaaagggtcacagcattaggaaggttgggaaccactggtctagataTTAGATAATCTGGAGTTTTGGTATGCAAAGAAATATTATGTTTAGTCATGGCTCTTAACTGAATTTGTGGTTACCATACTTCTCTGAAACTTTGCTCTCTTCCATTGAAGTAAAGATAAAGTTAGTCCCCAGAAGTTTTTAAGAGGCTTTTGTGTATTGTATGTAAGATTAACAGAGGAAAACCTTGTGTTGTTGACCACCTTATTTTGAAACTGTTTGTTTCATTTACCTGAAGCCGGCCAATTGGTCTAAGCTGGTTGGTCAATGAGCACTGGGAGTCTCCCGTCTCTGTCTATCCCCTGCTAGCACTACAAATTCATATCCTGCTAGAAGCCCTTATATCATGTAATTAATATGTGATATTGAATGATGCCTACTGATCTGCTATCCTAACAAGTCACATCCATTTTTAGTGTCTTGATTACTGAGaacatcaccaaagcccacaatGTTCTTTCCGTTTCATATGTTCAGCAAAGTGTCCCGACCAtatcttaaacatttttatatccCAGCAGAAATCAACAACTAGTCTTGCCTCCAAGGTTCACCTACAATCTCACCTCCTTCGCAAAGACCTTCAGATCTACGACACCTGCTCCTGTCAATGGTGCTCAGAAAGTCCAAGCCCTTAATTGGCTATACCACTTCTGCTCCTGTGTATCAGCTGGGAGCATTCCCTCCTGTTTTGTGTGAGAGGTTATGCAATGCACAGATATCATATAACTGAGTCCTAGACAGTTGGAATATACAAGGCCTCCATCTGAAAGTGGGCTCACTGTGAAGATGAAGAATAAGAGGCTCCTCCAGgcatgaaacacacacatttaatcccagcactgaggaggccgatctctgagttcaaggacagcctagtctacaaaatgaggtctaggacagccagggctacagagaaaccctgtcttgaaaaataaacaaaaagaaaaaagaagaaagaaagaaagaaagaaaggaaggaaggaaggaaggaaggaaggaaggaaggaaggaaggaaggaaggaagagagctaTTTGCTTTGAAAACTCTGGACTGGTCCAAAGATATTTGCTCATTCAAGAAAATCCTATAACATATGTGGTGAACAAATTACATAATTGAAAATGCTTAGCTTCAGGGGCAACTGAGGGTTACAGGACTTCGCAGTGTGAAGAAGCTGACAGGAGAGTCCAAGCATACACAGACTAGAAAGTCGCTCATATTCCAAAGGTGTGCTGGAATTTGGGGATTCATAAAAAGTTGGCCTGGCCTGCTGATTAAAATTAAACTTTGATGAATCACAGTTTACAAGTTGTGAGtgatttttacaatgttaaatgGTGGAGGGAAATCAGAATGAAAATATCACTTCACAATGCATAAAAATTACTTGGAATTTAAAATTATGTCCATAAACAAAGGTTGATGCGTCTCTGCATCACTGGGGCAGAGCTGAGTGGTTGTAAGAGAGCATGCAGCCTCCCAAATCCTAACTTTTACTATTGGCTCCATACAAAGGAGTTTGCCTACTCACATCTTAGTACAGTGCCAGCAAACACAGCTGATCATGCCTCTCTACCTTGCCCATGTTATTTCATTGCCTTCCCCACCAGTGACTGCTTGGTGGCCTCCAGTGCTCTTTTCTGAACCAAAATGCTACATCACCACACTCACACTTGAGGTAGCTACAGTCAATCAGTGTAAATAGCAGAAGTGGATACTGCCAGGCCCAATGCCTGAGTGGAGTTACAGTCAAAAGCAAAGGACAGTCAAGTCAGCTGGTTTGCTGGTCTGACCTCTGTGGTTCCCATGGTTTCCTTTGAGGCTGGTGCCAGGAGAAGAAGGCCATGACAGGGCTGCCCTTGGAGGCTGTGTCCATGTTCCCTTAAGAAGTTTGGCAAGGGTGATTTAAACAAAGACTTGGAAATTTGCTCTCTGACCTTCCTTCCCTTTGCTTTCCTTAGCCATTTCAACCATTTTTGTTGAATCCTGCCTCTCaggtaaggatttttttttctatctgggtttttggggtttgttttgtttgtttgttgagttcTCAAGAGAAAAACCTCTAGGTTTAGGACTGAAGAAAATCTGTAGCTTCCTGGACTGTAAAGAGATTGAAATCAAGTCAAACAACCACTTTTATAGCGTGTACACCAACCAATTGACCTTGTGTGGATGGGTTTCCACCTCCAGAGACTCTTAAATGGGTCAGGGTGATTTTCCTGCCAAGAGTCCTCTGTGGCCATAGCAATCCACGCTACATCTAAGCAGGATACATAGGTCTTCACATCAGGCCCTTTGTGTCCTTGCCCAAGAGAGagattccttttctccttccggATTCCTGCAGTCCATGTTTGCTTCAGCCTTATCAACAGCTTTGAAGAAGCAGTGCTTCCCCTATGCCCAGGAAAGGGAGCACAGAGGTCGGCCCCCGTTAGCTGCCTCCTCGAGGAGCCCGCGCAGCGCTGAGAGTGGCAGTGCCGAGGGCAGAGAGCGAGAAGGCAGGAACCACAGACGACGCTTTCGGTTTCTTTTACACTACCACTCTATGCTCTGTTTTGCTGGATGATAGAAGCATGACCAGAGACAGATCAACACGTTATTGTAGTGAGACCCTCTGCCACACAGATGCATCTTGATGTGCTAGGGTGCTGCTTCTGGGTTCCCATCCTGGTGATGAGATCACTGATGTTTTTATCTTAGCCTCCGTGGATGTCACCAACACGGCACTACCTGGTCTCATTGCAGTCTCCTCACACCAAGGATGTTTTCCCCACAGACCCTATCTTCCTTCTTTCAAGACCACTGTTAGGACACTGCCAAGATTAACTGATGCCCACTGCAGAGAGAAGATTCTCTGGCCAAAATTGAAGAAAGCACTAATATACGTgtacaaatacaaatatttagaaaacagtCTGACAACATGTCCATTTAGTAAGACAAAAGCAGTAAGTTACCCCCCATGACCTATGACCTCCCCAGTCATGAACTTTTGATAGGGCTTATAGTACCAAGTATGAATTCTGTCTTGTGGAGCAGGCCTCAAGTTCAGTCCAAAAGCAGTTGATTACCCCATCACTTTCTTGCCACTGTATTGCACCAATTAGTGAGCTCATTTATTTTAACTGCAAAGTCAATTTACAGAAGGCAAGATTCACTACTAGGTATACCACTGGTGACTTTTCTCCCCCCTGCAGCCTGCATAACAATTTTGATGCTACAAAAGCGAACAGGGAGGAAattttcaggtcagttccagcttgatttctctacaTCCTACAACCGTATGATGCATCTTCAGCAACAGTACCTTAACATCTATTTACGGTCAGCAACCAAGAACAATGACAGTAGTGTGTGTTGTTTATGGAGCCTCTGGGCCTCCCTAGCCAACAACTCACAAGGAAGTATCTCAGGCTGAACACTGAGATTTTCATGTCTTCTAGTGGCAAGCATTATGCACCCACATAGGGTACCTGTGttcaaatttattctttaaaaaaaattgtgtttttaattATCCTACAAAGTGTTGGGTTTCCATAACAGGTCTTCATAGATCCTTGCTTTTGGCTAAGTTACCCCACACTTTCCTCTCCTCTGTCTTCAAGCCCCTAATCCTATTTTAACTTTAACCTCCAGGATTATTACTCTACCTTTAGTCTATCCTGCTAGCTCCCTCATTCCTTAagacctcttcctcttcccttctcatgggtctttcttgctttcttcatAAACACTCCAAATTAAACATACAAACCGGGTCTGGATGACCTCAGTACATTattttccagatccatccattttccagcagatttcataatttcatttttctttaaggcaAGTAAATttccactgtgtatatgtaccatattttcagTCTCCATTTTTCTGTTGATAGACATCTAGGCTAATTCCACTTCCTgtcttttcttagttttttaatGGTTACATTTTAACTTGTAGGCTTAGTTTCAATTCATAATACTGCTTTTcccacaaaaaaatttaaatgaaccagtaaacaaaacataattttccaaataaagcttACAAATAGGCAGACCAAACTGGTCTTAGTCAACTGGTGTTCCTGACTTGACTCCAAGTTTGGGGAGTTTGTGCAAGGTTGAAGCAGAGTAGAAGGTGAGAAATCCAGTCTTTGGAAATCAGACTATGACCATGTAGACATTCAAGGTGATTTTTACTAAGGTGTCAACCTTAGATCCAGCCACAGAACACCAGACCAAATGTGGTCTCTTCTACTACATTTGACCTCTCAGTTGACTTTGTCATTAATTGAAGATGTTATTAATTCAGCCCTCTGTTGTACTACTTGGAGGCTACAGCGATTTGGCAAGATTGTTTGGAACTGGAATAAAAATCTCTCAAAGGGAATAAATCCCGACTTGTCCCTCACCCTACTTTGAGTTCCCAAGGCAATACTGGAAGCATGGAATTTCTCAATACATACGTATTATCTGAAAGGCTTGTCGGCGATTTTCCtaactcccttctcttccctactTCCTAGTGGGAAggataaaatttgtttttttttcccatacaCAGAGTTTTAGTAAGAAAATACAACTAAATCCTTGATTCCTCAGAGCCTATGAGAGGCTCCAAAGAACTTTCCGATAGACCTCTAGTCAAACCATCAGGGTTAAGCCTTCGAAGCACTGGCTCTCCCCTTGCTAATTTCTTCTGAGCTAGGTTTTTGGACAGGATTGGTGTTATAGGAAACagcaggagagggacagagaaagaaggagggggtaGAAGGGGAATACGGAGGGAAAGGGCGAGAGGTGAGACgagagcaaagagaagaaaatgtgttgCTACTACAGAGAAAGTCGTGAAAACTGAAAGAACTGAAACAATATCATCCTTACATTTTGTGCTGGACTAGGGCCCACAGTAAAAGCCACTACTTCTATGAGGAGAGCTTTCCTTCTCTATGAAATCGAGGGTAGACATTTATTGGTCCTCTCATTCCGACCACTAGAGGGTCTAAAATCTCTGCCAAGTCTTCAGCCAACTTCTTTGTCTCAGTTGTGGATCTGATAAGGATAtcagtatgtctgtgtgttttgaaATGGCATTTCTTGGTTTCATACAATTAAGAGCATAAACACATCCTGAAGTTCCTTTACCTCTCCTGTTCTGACTCCAACTCCCCCCGTGCTGTCTGCAAAGGTATGTGGGCCCCAGAATGACTGCATATGCCTGTAAGCACACATTTGCTTCTCTGAGGCCTCCAGTTAGTATGTCGTCTCTTTGTAGAGCCTCCATCCAAAGTTCGGCTGGTAGGAGGTGCTCACCGCTGCGAAGGGCGAGTGGAAGTAGAACGCAATGGCCACTGGGGGACTGTGTGTGATGATGGCTGGGACTGGAATGACTTGGTAGTGGTATGCCGGGAGCTGAATTGTGGAGCAGCCAAGAGAACCCAAAGTGGTGTATCATATAGGCCCCCAGCACCAGAAGATCAAAAGGTTCTTATTCAAGACGTCAACTGCAGTGGGATGGAAGATACATTGTCTGAGTGTGAGCAAAATGAGGACGTTTATAACTGCCCACATTTGGAAGATGCTGGAGCACGATGTGTGAGTAAGTATGGGAGGCTCAAGGACCATCTTCCAGTAGTCTATACCTCACGATGCCATTCTATTAGTCATTGctttctgtcctgactttctcaCGGTGCTACAATGAAAGATGGCAGCGTCATCTTTACATTTCACACTTTCTTAACTGAAATGTGGATATAATAAGAGCCACAATTGTTGCCCacattgtttctttctcagtttccagTTGGATATGATGTTCAATTTCTCTTATTTATATACATGCAAAGAAATATACACAGATCTGTCAGCACCTGAACATGTGTTCAGTGTCTGTGTCTGCAGCTGAATGGAGTTATGGAAGAGCTCATGGTATTTGATATGTGCTCTTGTGAACATTTCAGTTCTTAAGTGGTCTGTCAGCTTAGTTGGGGAGACAGGAGATACTGGTAGGAAGACAAAGCAATCTCACAGACAGACGGACACAGGCATATAAATATGCAACCAACGCAGTTGCCCAGATAAATGGACACAACATTATGTGACCGTTCACTGTTCTACACAATTAGCTCTCTATGAattaacagtgtgtgtgtacTTTCTGCAAAGACTGTGAAATCGCTGCAAGGCTGATTCTGTCCCCTTCTTTTGTCTCCCCACAGGATTTATCATTAAAGGAAAAGATGCCTTAATGACAACCTTTAGGAAAGTCAGGGTTTGGGAGCATTAGTCTGGGACCTTTGATTTATGGCAACATTGAgccaaaaatattttcacatctaATATGTGTGTTTATTAATGTTTAAATCTATAGATTAACATTAAATCTATAGCTCTTAACTTTCTTTTATGAGGAAAAATAAGTTGAATATGGAAGTCATTCGAAAAACTAAAATGATTATGATTTATTTAGGGACTGAGAAACCATCACTTCATTCCCTTAGACACCATCCACTATGTGGTGCTTACTACTCTAATAGCCTGTACTGGCCACCAAGAACTGAGCCCGTGTAACCAGACTCCATTTTCCTAGAAGACCATGTTCTGACATGGAACAGACATTGCTTATCCCTTTCTCTCCAGACCCAGACAGCGATTGGCGACTAGCAGATGGCCCGGGGCGCTGCCAGGGCCGAGTGGAGGTGCTACATCAGGAGCAGTGGAGCACTGTGTGCAAGGCGGGCTGGAACTTACAGGCTGCAAAGGTGCTGTGCAGACAGCTGGGATGTGGGCGGGCGCTACTGACCCACAGATGCTGCAACAAGATGACTCAGGGCAAAGGACCCATCTGGATAAGACAGGTGTCGTGTTCTGGACAAGAAGCAAACCTTCAGGACTGCCCATTAAGGCCTTTGGAGAACAATTGTACCCATGATGAGGACACGTGGGTGGAATGTGAAGGTAATGGAAGATGATGATCCTGCATTCAGAgattagttttatttataaatgtggTTAAATGGAAACCCAGGCAAATGATATTTACAAAGCTACTCATGCACTAAAGGTcgttgttaatttttatttttgtgtagatTGCCAATTTTCTTAAGAATTACTgccctagccgggcgatggtggcgcacgcctttaatcccagcactcgggaggcagaggcaggcggatctctgtgagttcgagaccagcctggtctacaagagctagttccaggacaggctccaaagccacagagaaaccc encodes:
- the Cd5l gene encoding CD5 antigen-like yields the protein MDAEGTKGMGAYGKISSLGHTGQTISTIFVESCLSEPPSKVRLVGGAHRCEGRVEVERNGHWGTVCDDGWDWNDLVVVCRELNCGAAKRTQSGVSYRPPAPEDQKVLIQDVNCSGMEDTLSECEQNEDVYNCPHLEDAGARCVNPDSDWRLADGPGRCQGRVEVLHQEQWSTVCKAGWNLQAAKVLCRQLGCGRALLTHRCCNKMTQGKGPIWIRQVSCSGQEANLQDCPLRPLENNCTHDEDTWVECEDPFELRLVGGDNPCAGRLEVLHKGAWGSVCDDSWGEEEDQVVCKQLGCGKPLSLSFKARKSYRPGAGPIWLDDVVCSGKEKSLESCQHRLWGRHDCTHKEDVAVMCSESTPEVDV